One genomic segment of Bdellovibrionales bacterium includes these proteins:
- the sucD gene encoding succinate--CoA ligase subunit alpha, whose protein sequence is MAILVDKNTRVICQGITGAQGSFHSEQALAYGTKMVGGVTPSKGGSQHLGLPVFDTVEQAVRMTRANASVIYVPPPLAADAIMEAVDAELDLVVCITEGIPVLDMVRVKRYMQGRKTRLIGPNCPGVITPGECKIGIMPGHIHKPGRIGVLSRSGTLTYEAVWQLTNQGLGQSSCIGIGGDPVNGTNFIDILEMFNADKNTDAVIMIGEIGGSAEEEAAEYIKREFKKPVTCFIAGATAPKGKRMGHAGAIISGGKGTAEAKFEALQAANCSIARSPAELGLTLKNSLK, encoded by the coding sequence GTGGCTATTTTGGTGGATAAAAATACAAGAGTTATTTGCCAGGGTATAACTGGAGCACAGGGGAGCTTTCACTCTGAACAAGCGCTTGCCTATGGTACCAAGATGGTAGGAGGGGTCACTCCTAGCAAGGGTGGCAGTCAACACTTAGGATTGCCCGTGTTTGACACCGTGGAACAGGCAGTTCGAATGACCCGGGCCAATGCATCCGTCATTTATGTGCCTCCGCCTCTTGCTGCAGATGCGATCATGGAAGCCGTTGATGCCGAGCTTGATTTGGTGGTGTGCATCACAGAAGGAATTCCAGTCCTGGATATGGTCAGAGTGAAGAGATATATGCAGGGTCGCAAGACACGTCTCATTGGTCCTAATTGTCCCGGGGTTATCACGCCGGGTGAGTGCAAGATTGGAATTATGCCTGGGCATATCCATAAGCCCGGTCGCATTGGTGTACTTTCCCGCTCGGGAACTTTGACTTATGAGGCCGTTTGGCAGTTGACCAATCAAGGACTTGGCCAGAGCAGTTGCATTGGCATTGGCGGCGATCCCGTGAACGGAACAAATTTTATTGATATTTTGGAGATGTTCAATGCGGATAAGAATACAGATGCCGTCATCATGATTGGGGAGATTGGTGGCTCAGCAGAGGAAGAGGCGGCTGAGTACATCAAGCGTGAATTCAAGAAGCCCGTGACCTGTTTTATTGCCGGAGCCACCGCCCCAAAGGGAAAACGAATGGGGCATGCGGGAGCCATTATCAGTGGTGGCAAAGGGACGGCCGAAGCCAAATTTGAAGCTCTTCAAGCGGCCAACTGTTCTATTGCCCGGAGCCCAGCC